The following is a genomic window from Amycolatopsis sp. BJA-103.
GCAGCGTGATCGCGCTGCGCGACGTGTCCACCGTCGTCAACGCGGGCGAGGTGACCTGCGTGCTCGGCGACAACGGCGCCGGCAAGTCCACCCTGATCAAGATCCTCGCCGGGGTCCACCAGCACGACAAGGGCGAGTTCCTGGTCGAGGGCGCGCCGGTCAAGTTCGCCTCGCCGCGTGAGGCGCTCGATCGCGGTATCGCGACGGTGTACCAGGACCTGGCGGTCGTACCGCTGATGAGCGTCTGGCGGAACTTCTTCCTCGGCTCCGAGCCGACGGTCGGCTTCGGCCCGTTCCGGGCGCTGGACCGGAAGAAGGGCCGCGAGACGACCAAGAAGGCGTTGTCCGACATGGGCATCGACCTGCGTGACGTCGAGCAGCCGGTCGGCACCCTGTCCGGCGGCGAGCGGCAGTGCGTCGCCATCGCGCGGGCGGTGCACTTCGGGGCGAAGGTGCTGATCCTCGACGAGCCGACGGCCGCGCTGGGCGTGAAACAGGCCGGTGTCGTGCTCAAGTACGTCGCGCAGGCCCGTGACCGCGGGCTCGGCGTCGTGCTGATCACGCACAACCCGCATCACGCGTACCCGGTGGCCGATCGCTTCCTGCTGCTCAAACGGGGCGCTCCCCTCGGCACCTACGAGAAGTCCGAGATCGACCTGCCCGAACTGACCCGGCAGATGGCGGGCGGCGCGGAACTGGAAGCCCTCGAACACGAGTTGCGACAGGTGGAGTCCCCTTCATGACCGCTCTCGAAGCACTGACCGTCGGCCGGGTCGGGGTGGACCTCTACCCCGAGCAGAGCGGCGTGCCACTGGCCGGGGTCAGCACCTTCGCCAAATCGCTCGGCGGCACCGCGACCAACGTCGCGGTCGCCGCCGCGCGGCTCGGCCGCTCGACGTCGGTGCTGACGAAGGTCGGCCCGGACGGCTTCGGTGACTACGTACGGCATGCGCTGCGGGAGTTCGGCGTGTCGCCCGATCACGTCGGGACGTCGGCGGGGCTGCAGACGCCGGTGGTGTTCTGCGCGCTGAACCCGCCCGCGGATCCCCCGCTCTTGTTCTACCGGTCCCCCATCGCCCCGGACCTGACCCTCACCGAAACCGACGTGCCCTGGGACGTCGTGGAAACGGTGCCGCTGCTGTGGGTCACCGGGACCGGGGTGTCCGTCGAACCGGCACGCGGCACCCAGCGCAGGATGCTGGAGCGGCGCGGACGCCGGTCGCATACCGTGCTGGACCTCGACTTCCGGCCGATGTTCTGGCCGGACACCGAGACCGCGCGGGAAGAGATCGGCTGGATGCTCGACCACGTCACGGTCGCCGTCGGCAACCGCACCGAGGCGGAGGTCGCGGTGGGGACGGCGGACCCCGACGAGGCCGCGGCGCGGATGCTGGCCAGAGGTGTCGAGCTGGCGGTGATCAAGAAGGGCGCCGAAGGTGTGCTGGTGGCCACCGCCGAGGGCAGCTGGACCGTGCCTCCCCAGCGGGTCGAGGTCGTCTGCGGGCTCGGCGCCGGGGACGGGTTCGGCGGTGCGCTGATCCACGGGCTGCTGTCCGGCTGGGATCCGGTGCGCATCGCCGCCTACGCCAACGCGGCGGGCGCGCTCGTCGCGTCCCGGCTGGCCTGCGCCGACGCCATGCCCACCGCCGACGAGATCGAGGAGTTGCTGTGAGCAAGCTGCACCGTCCACTCGGGACGCTTTCCGACGAGCGGGACCCGGTCCGGCTGACCCCGGACTCGGCGGGCTGGACCTACAGCGGGTTGCGGGTGCTTTCGCTGGCCGCCGGGGAGACCAGGGTCGTGCGCACCGGCGAGTACGAGGCCTTCGTACTGCCCCTGGCGGGGGCTTGCACGGTCCGGGTCGACGGACTGGTCTTCGAACTGGCGGGGCGGGACTCGGTGTTCACGCGGGTCACGGACTTCGCGTACGTGCCGCGCGACGCCGAAGTCGAGTTGTCGACAGCCGGTGGGATCGAGGTCGCGCTGCCGATGGCGCGGTGCACCCGTCGTCTCGAACCGCGCTACGGACCGGCCGAGCACGTGCCGGTCGAGGTACGCGGAGCGGGGCAGGCGACGAGACAGGTCACCAACTTCGGGGTGCCCGGCGTCTGGGACCACGCCGACAAGCTGAACGCCTGCGAGCTGATCACCCCCGGCGGCAACTGGTCGTCCTACCCACCGCACAAGCACGACGAGGCGTCCGAATGCGAGGTCGTCAACGAGGAGATCTACTACTTCCGCGTCGCCGGGCGCGACGGTGTGACGCCCTCGCGCGAAGGTTTCGGTCTCCACCGGACGTACACCTCGGACGGCGAGCTGGACGAGGACGTCGCGGTCCGGGACGGCGACGTTTTCCTGATCCCGCGCGGTTATCACGGTCCCTGCGTCGCGGCGCCGGGCTACCCGATGTACTACCTGAACGTCCTGGCCGGTCCCGCCGCGGACCGGTCGATGGCCTTTTGCGACGACCCCGCGCACAGCTGGGTCCGCGAGACCTGGAACGACCAGGAACTCGATCCACGCTGCCCGGTCACGAGTCACGAAGGGCGAGTGTCATGAAGCTGACCACGGCACAGGCCCTGGTGCGCTGGCTGCTCGCGCAGCGCTCGGAAACCCTGGACGGACGGGAAGTCCCGTTGTTCCCCGGCGTGTTCGCGATCTTCGGGCACGGCAACGTCCTCGGTCTCGGTACCGCGCTGGAGGAGCACCGCGACGAGCTTCCTTTGTGGCGTGGGCAGACCGAACAGGGCATGGCGCTCGCGGCGGTCGGCTATGCCAAGGCGACCCATCGGCGCCAGGTCGGCGTGGTGACGTCCTCGATCGGGCCCGGCGCGCTGAACATGGTCACCGCGGCCGGGGTCGCGCACGCCAACCGGCTGCCGGTATTGCTGCTCCCCGGCGACACCTTCACCAGCCGCGCGCCGGATCCGGTGCTGCAGCAGGTGGAGCACTTCGGCGATCCGACGGCCACGGT
Proteins encoded in this region:
- a CDS encoding ATP-binding cassette domain-containing protein, which translates into the protein MSHLLEVQDVGKTYGSVIALRDVSTVVNAGEVTCVLGDNGAGKSTLIKILAGVHQHDKGEFLVEGAPVKFASPREALDRGIATVYQDLAVVPLMSVWRNFFLGSEPTVGFGPFRALDRKKGRETTKKALSDMGIDLRDVEQPVGTLSGGERQCVAIARAVHFGAKVLILDEPTAALGVKQAGVVLKYVAQARDRGLGVVLITHNPHHAYPVADRFLLLKRGAPLGTYEKSEIDLPELTRQMAGGAELEALEHELRQVESPS
- the iolB gene encoding 5-deoxy-glucuronate isomerase, with translation MSKLHRPLGTLSDERDPVRLTPDSAGWTYSGLRVLSLAAGETRVVRTGEYEAFVLPLAGACTVRVDGLVFELAGRDSVFTRVTDFAYVPRDAEVELSTAGGIEVALPMARCTRRLEPRYGPAEHVPVEVRGAGQATRQVTNFGVPGVWDHADKLNACELITPGGNWSSYPPHKHDEASECEVVNEEIYYFRVAGRDGVTPSREGFGLHRTYTSDGELDEDVAVRDGDVFLIPRGYHGPCVAAPGYPMYYLNVLAGPAADRSMAFCDDPAHSWVRETWNDQELDPRCPVTSHEGRVS
- the iolC gene encoding 5-dehydro-2-deoxygluconokinase, which encodes MTALEALTVGRVGVDLYPEQSGVPLAGVSTFAKSLGGTATNVAVAAARLGRSTSVLTKVGPDGFGDYVRHALREFGVSPDHVGTSAGLQTPVVFCALNPPADPPLLFYRSPIAPDLTLTETDVPWDVVETVPLLWVTGTGVSVEPARGTQRRMLERRGRRSHTVLDLDFRPMFWPDTETAREEIGWMLDHVTVAVGNRTEAEVAVGTADPDEAAARMLARGVELAVIKKGAEGVLVATAEGSWTVPPQRVEVVCGLGAGDGFGGALIHGLLSGWDPVRIAAYANAAGALVASRLACADAMPTADEIEELL